Proteins from a genomic interval of Aspergillus flavus chromosome 7, complete sequence:
- a CDS encoding glycerol-3-phosphate dehydrogenase/dihydroxyacetone 3-phosphate reductase (glycerol-3-phosphate dehydrogenase [NAD+]) codes for MPQQKKQHTVAVIGSGNWGSTIAKILAENTASHPELFTPKVQMWVFEEQIQIPSDSPHHSKYGDKPQNLTEVINAVHENVKYLPGIRLPENVVANPNLEDVVKDATILVFNLPHQFIEKTLDQIKGKHLPYARAISCVKGVDVTDGMVTLFSELIMEKLAIYCGSLSGANIAPEVAAEKFSETTIGYDTPPMDVKAEDGSPEDNKIKIDEQRQVKTRPTHTKLTRVPQELVTVDAELWRTLFGRPYFHVNVVDDVAGVALSGALKNIVALAAGFVAGKGWGENGKAAVIRVGVVEMVKFGRTWFPQSVNERTFTEESAGIADLVASCSAGRNFRSAKHAVEKGVNVDEIEKTEMNGQKLQGTSTAKSVHEFLEKHGKVQDFPLFDAVYGILEGKTSVDSLPKLLDKRFG; via the exons ATGCCacagcaaaagaaacaacacACCGTAGCCGTTATCGGCTCCGGAAACTG GGGCTCAACAATTGCCAAAATCCTCGCCGAAAATACAGCCTCACACCCCGAACTCTTCACCCCGAAGGTCCAAATGTGGGTATTCGAAGAACAGATTCAGATCCCGTCCGACTCCCCCCACCACTCTAAATACGGCGACAAGCCCCAGAACCTTACCGAGGTGATCAACGCCGTACACGAGAACGTGAAGTACCTACCGGGGATCCGACTCCCAGAGAACGTGGTTGCGAACCCGAACCTCGAGGACGTGGTGAAAGATGCAACGATCCTGGTCTTCAACCTCCCGCATCAGTTTATCGAGAAGACACTGGATCAGATTAAGGGGAAGCACTTGCCGTACGCGAGGGCGATATCGTGCGTGAAGGGCGTAGATGTGACGGATGGGATGGTGACGTTGTTTTCAGAGCTGATTATGGAGAAGCTGGCGATTTATTGTGGGTCGTTGTCTGGGGCAAATATTGCGCCGGAGGTTGCGGCGGAGAAGTTCAGTGAGACGACTATTGGATATGATACGCCGCCGATGGATGTCAAAGCCGAGGATGGAAGTCCGGAGGACAATAAGATTAAGATTGATGAGCAGAGGCAGGTGAAAACGAGGCCGACGCATACAAAGTTGACGCGGGTGCCGCAGGAGCTTGTGACGGTTGATGCGGAGCTGTGGCGGACGTTGTTTGGACGACCGTATTTCCATGTCAATgtggtggatgatgtcgCGGGCGTTGCGCTGAGCGGTGCGCTGAAAAATATCGTGGCATTGGCGGCAGGTTTCGTCGCCGGGAAAGGATGGGGAGAAAATGGCAAAGCGGCAGTCATTCGGGTTGGGGtggtggagatggtgaagttTGGACGGACTTGGTTCCCACAGTCTGTCAATGAGAGGACGTTTACGGAGGAAAGTGCGGGCATTGCTGATCTGGTCGCATCTTGTTCTGCTGGAAGGAACTTCCGGTCTGCGAAGCATGCCGTGGAGAAGGGGGTGAATGTAGATGAGATTGAAAAGACTGAGATGAACGGGCAGAAGTTGCAGGGAACGTCAACGGCGAAGTCCGTTCACGAATTCCTTGAGAAGCATGGGAAAGTGCAGGACTTCCCCTTGTTCGATGCTGTATATG GCATTCTCGAAGGCAAGACCAGCGTGGACAGTTTGCCAAAGTTGCTGGACAAGAGGTTCGGTTAG
- a CDS encoding flavin oxidoreductase (FMN binding oxidoreductase) has product MSSPLSDAVKLPCGLVFPNRFVKAAMAEMMAGWEHIPTPSLLEVYNQWGQGGWGALLTGNVQVDIDHLGSHFDPALHGEYTGKEGNEALVETWAKYAQACQQHGTPAIVQISHPGRQSLRGAGNRGLFAPTIAPSAIPVQFGDGWLDWFVSRIAFPAPREMTQADIENVTRKFVDTARLMADSGFSGVELHGAHGYLIDQFLNPKTNLRTDVYGGTLEKRAKFVLDIITEIRKAVPSKFCVGIKLNSADHSSSTFEETMAQIGLLVEAGIDFLEVSGGSYEDPSMMGGTQPQKSARTAAREAFFIEFATEARKRYPDLVFMLTGGFRSRTGAESAIKENACDLIGIGRPAAIDAKFPQLLLDESVPDEKAQLLLNKVPAPFITRFLPTKIIGAGLETTYYGGQIQRIAKGLRTMVPSV; this is encoded by the exons ATGTCGTCTCCTCTAAGCGACGCCGTCAAATTACCTTGCGGTTTGGTGTTTCCCAACCGCTTTGTTAAG GCTGCAATGGCCGAGATGATGGCGGGATGGGAGCATATTCCGACACCGTCACTGCTTGAGGTCTACAATCAATGGGGCCAAGGAGGGTGGGGTGCTCTACTTACAG GAAACGTCCAAGTTGACATAGACCATCTCGGGAGTCACTTCGACCCTGCTCTGCACGGTGAATATACCGGCAAAGAGGGTAACGAAGCCCTCGTTGAGACCTGGGCCAAATATGCCCAAGCATGCCAACAACATGGAACTCCTGCCATCGTACAGATCAGCCATCCCGGTCGGCAGTCACTCCGCGGTGCTGGCAACCGAGGTCTCTTTGCGCCGACTATAGCGCCGAGTGCGATTCCAGTGCAGTTTGGGGATGGTTGGTTGGACTGGTTCGTTAGCAGGATCGCATTCCCGGCACCGAGAGAAATGACACAGGCAGATATTGAAAATGTAACGAGGAAGTTCGTTGATACGGCTCGGTTAATGGCCGATAGTGGATTCTCCGGCGTTGAGCTGCATGGTGCCCATGGATATCTAATCG ATCAATTCTTGAACCCGAAG ACAAACCTTCGTACAGATGTGTACGGCGGCActctggagaagagagcaaaATTTGTCCTAGATATCATTACCGAAATTCGAAAAGCCGTTCCATCGAAGTTCTGTGTGGGCATCAAACTCAACTCTGCAGACCACAGCTCATCAACCTTTGAAGAAACCATGGCTCAAATTGGATTACTGGTAGAGGCCGGGATTGACTTCCTCGAAGTCAGTGGTGGAAGTTATGAAGATCCCAGT ATGATGGGAGGGACACAGCCGCAGAAGAGTGCCCGCACAGCAGCCCGTGAGGCCTTCTTCATCGAGTTCGCAACCGAGGCCCGCAAGCGGTACCCTGATCTTGTCTTCATGCTGACAGGCGGCTTCCGAAGCCGGACAGGCGCCGAGTCCGCTATCAAGGAGAATGCATGCGATCTAATTGGAATCGGCCGCCCGGCGGCTATTGACGCCAAGTTCCCTCAATTGCTTCTCGATGAAAGTGTGCCAGATGAGAAAGCGCAGTTGCTCCTGAACAAGGTTCCCGCTCCATTTATTACTCGTTTCCTTCCTACGAAGATCATAGGCGCTGGGCTAGAAACT ACATATTACGGGGGGCAGATTCAACGGATAGCAAAGGGACTGAGGACCATGGTACCGTCTGTTTGA